One window from the genome of Spirosoma rhododendri encodes:
- the glgB gene encoding 1,4-alpha-glucan branching protein GlgB — MPDPVQEPVPATDSPAPAPESAGSYSRFTDFDVHLFRSGKHQRLYEKFGSHVVEHNGVTGTYFAVWAPSARYVAVIGDFNGWNKGSHSMAVRWDSSGIWEIFIPNVGRGTVYKYFIVHEGGRELEKGDPYAHSWEVPPKTASVVTDTYYEWNDQDWMANRGAKNSLNAPISVYEMHLASWRRDPGNPERELSYGEIADALVPYIQDMGFTHVEFMPVMQYPYAPSWGYQITGYFAPSSRFGTPQEFMHLVERLHQAGIGVLLDWVPSHFPGDAHGLYEFDGSHLYEHPDPRKGYHPDWKSYIFNYGRPEVRSFLLSNALFWLDRCHADGLRVDAVASMLYLDYSRNAGEWEPNMFGGRENLDAISLFKEINEAVYAAFPDTQTIAEESTSFPGVSRPLYTGGLGFGMKWMMGWMNDTLRYFERDPAFRKFHQNELTFSTIYAFTENFMLPLSHDEVVYGKHSLVGKMPGDEWQRFANLRLLFSYMFTHSGTKLLFMGGEFGQTEEWKYDSSLDWHLLQYAPHSGMAACVKALNQLYRNEPGLYDRNFTANGFEWIDTSDQENSVITYARNGNRPEDTLLIVLNMTPVPRHGYRIGVPTGGTYHEIFNSDATEFYGSGVTNPNAINSDEQGWQGRMQSLQLNIPPLGAVVLKMK, encoded by the coding sequence ATGCCTGACCCAGTGCAGGAGCCAGTTCCGGCAACCGATTCGCCGGCACCAGCCCCTGAATCGGCCGGATCATATTCCCGCTTTACCGACTTCGACGTTCACCTGTTCCGGTCGGGTAAGCACCAGCGGCTGTACGAAAAATTTGGCTCGCACGTCGTTGAGCACAACGGTGTGACGGGTACGTACTTTGCCGTTTGGGCTCCTTCGGCCCGTTACGTAGCCGTCATTGGCGACTTCAATGGCTGGAACAAAGGCAGTCACTCGATGGCCGTACGGTGGGATTCGTCGGGCATCTGGGAGATTTTCATACCCAACGTCGGTCGGGGTACTGTCTATAAATACTTCATCGTCCACGAAGGTGGGCGCGAACTGGAAAAAGGCGATCCCTACGCTCACTCGTGGGAAGTTCCGCCCAAAACTGCGTCGGTAGTCACAGACACCTACTACGAGTGGAACGATCAGGACTGGATGGCAAACCGGGGTGCCAAGAACTCGCTGAACGCCCCGATTTCGGTGTACGAAATGCACTTGGCATCCTGGCGTCGTGATCCGGGCAACCCTGAGCGCGAGCTGAGCTATGGCGAAATCGCGGATGCGCTGGTGCCTTACATACAGGATATGGGCTTTACGCACGTCGAGTTCATGCCCGTCATGCAGTATCCCTACGCACCGTCGTGGGGCTATCAGATCACGGGTTACTTTGCACCCAGCAGCCGATTCGGCACGCCCCAGGAGTTTATGCACCTGGTTGAGCGCCTGCACCAGGCGGGTATCGGCGTGTTGCTCGACTGGGTACCAAGTCACTTCCCCGGCGATGCCCACGGCCTGTACGAGTTCGACGGCTCGCACCTCTACGAACACCCCGACCCGCGCAAAGGCTACCACCCCGACTGGAAGAGTTATATCTTCAACTACGGTCGGCCGGAGGTGCGTTCGTTCCTACTGTCGAACGCCCTGTTCTGGCTCGACCGCTGCCACGCTGACGGACTACGGGTCGATGCTGTTGCGTCGATGCTCTACCTCGACTATTCGCGCAATGCCGGTGAGTGGGAACCGAATATGTTCGGTGGCCGCGAAAACCTGGACGCGATTTCGCTGTTCAAGGAAATCAACGAAGCCGTTTACGCAGCTTTCCCCGACACACAGACCATCGCCGAAGAATCGACTTCGTTCCCGGGCGTATCGCGGCCCCTGTACACGGGCGGTCTTGGCTTCGGCATGAAATGGATGATGGGCTGGATGAACGACACGCTTCGCTACTTCGAGCGCGACCCGGCCTTCCGCAAATTTCACCAGAACGAACTGACGTTCAGTACGATATACGCGTTCACGGAGAACTTCATGCTGCCTCTATCACACGATGAGGTGGTGTACGGCAAGCATTCGCTGGTCGGCAAAATGCCGGGCGACGAATGGCAGCGGTTTGCTAACCTGCGGCTGTTGTTTTCGTACATGTTTACCCACTCAGGCACCAAACTGCTGTTTATGGGTGGTGAATTTGGTCAGACGGAAGAGTGGAAATACGACTCGAGTCTCGACTGGCACCTGCTGCAATACGCGCCCCACAGCGGTATGGCGGCCTGCGTTAAGGCACTGAATCAGCTTTACCGCAACGAGCCGGGACTGTATGACCGCAACTTCACGGCCAACGGCTTCGAGTGGATTGATACGTCGGACCAGGAAAACAGTGTGATTACGTATGCCCGGAACGGCAACCGCCCGGAAGATACGTTGCTGATTGTGTTGAACATGACGCCCGTTCCGCGTCATGGCTACCGCATTGGCGTACCGACGGGTGGCACGTACCACGAGATTTTCAACAGCGATGCTACTGAGTTTTACGGCAGCGGTGTTACCAACCCCAACGCAATAAACTCGGACGAGCAAGGCTGGCAGGGCCGGATGCAGTCGCTTCAGCTAAACATTCCCCCGCTGGGAGCCGTCGTGCTGAAAATGAAGTAA
- a CDS encoding alpha-E domain-containing protein, translated as MLSRVANSVYWMHRYIERAENYARFMSVNFNLELDLPPTVNQQWEPLLIATADNHLFDKYYDAPTRENVIQFMTFEKRNPNSIISCLSNARENARTIREVISKEMWEHLNQFYLMVRDTDPRQQQEQTQTQTYFNEIRNAIQLFYGIIDATITRNDAWHFGRLGRFLERADKTSRFLDVKYFTLLPQVEAVGSTLDLMIWSAVLKSVSAYNMHRQQYRALTPTSIVEFLILSKAFPRSVAHCIRQAELSLYEISGNNITNGFGNAAERRLSKLRTEIEFTETTDIFKKGLHQYLDSFQTQTNEVGAAIFETYFDLKPVEV; from the coding sequence ATGCTGAGCCGCGTCGCCAACTCTGTTTACTGGATGCACCGCTATATTGAGCGGGCTGAAAATTATGCTCGTTTTATGAGCGTCAACTTCAATCTGGAGCTTGATCTGCCCCCGACCGTCAACCAGCAATGGGAGCCACTGTTGATCGCAACGGCGGATAACCACCTGTTCGACAAGTACTACGACGCCCCGACGCGGGAGAACGTGATCCAGTTTATGACGTTTGAGAAGCGCAACCCCAACTCGATTATTTCGTGCCTGAGCAACGCCCGCGAAAACGCCCGGACGATCCGGGAAGTTATTTCCAAGGAGATGTGGGAGCACCTCAATCAGTTTTACCTGATGGTGCGCGATACCGACCCCCGGCAGCAGCAGGAGCAAACGCAGACACAGACGTATTTTAACGAGATCAGAAACGCCATTCAGCTGTTTTACGGCATTATCGACGCGACGATTACGCGGAACGATGCGTGGCATTTCGGGCGGCTGGGGCGCTTCCTAGAGCGGGCCGACAAAACGTCGCGCTTTCTGGATGTGAAGTATTTTACGCTGCTGCCGCAGGTGGAAGCCGTTGGGTCAACGCTCGATTTGATGATTTGGTCGGCCGTGTTGAAATCGGTGAGTGCCTACAACATGCACCGGCAGCAGTACCGGGCACTGACGCCCACCAGCATTGTCGAATTCCTGATTCTGAGCAAGGCATTCCCCCGGTCGGTGGCCCATTGCATCCGGCAGGCCGAATTGTCGCTCTACGAAATATCGGGCAACAACATCACCAACGGTTTCGGCAACGCAGCCGAACGCCGACTGAGTAAACTGCGTACGGAGATCGAATTCACCGAAACCACCGACATCTTCAAGAAAGGGCTACATCAGTACCTCGATAGTTTCCAAACCCAGACCAACGAAGTCGGAGCCGCCATTTTCGAGACTTACTTCGATTTGAAGCCGGTTGAGGTATAA
- a CDS encoding Gfo/Idh/MocA family protein: MKQMDHLSRSQFLSVTGRGLAIGAMSSALASCAKQVAQPVTAQTQPTPSGPVPKLPPVSPPATVPSDPARPIVLEQIEAKTEQEKPPTPTPLPPDQRVGFAVVGLGHLTLDEILPALSMSKKSKLVALVSGSPEKMKKVAEQYGVRKEYCYSYADYDKLRDNKDVQVIYIVLPNGMHAEYTIRGAQAGKHILCEKPMANSLAECQAMIDACKQANVKLMIAYRIQYEPHNRKVREMVQTNQFGKVKSIIANNGQNSDNPKHWRFNKALAGGGSLPDVGLYCLNTIRFVLAEEPTEVSAFIHSTPGDPRFTEVEEQVNWLMKFPSGVQASCATSYGHHDDKSYRVLADTGWIKMDPAFPYQGLKLMTSQAQGKQNLITEHDMGQKNHFMSEMDHFSTCVTGNKTPFTPGEEGLQDQRIMDAIYQSAREGKPVKLAKIDKKDAFRGTPPADE; encoded by the coding sequence ATGAAACAAATGGATCACCTGTCGCGCAGTCAGTTTTTGTCCGTTACGGGTCGGGGACTGGCCATCGGTGCCATGAGCAGTGCGCTGGCGTCGTGCGCCAAACAGGTCGCCCAGCCGGTTACGGCGCAGACCCAGCCGACACCCAGCGGTCCCGTTCCCAAACTTCCCCCGGTTTCTCCGCCAGCCACCGTCCCGTCGGATCCGGCAAGGCCGATCGTACTGGAACAGATCGAAGCGAAGACCGAACAGGAAAAACCGCCGACGCCAACGCCTTTGCCGCCCGATCAGCGCGTTGGTTTTGCCGTTGTTGGCCTGGGACACCTGACGCTGGATGAGATTCTGCCTGCGCTCAGTATGAGCAAGAAATCGAAGCTGGTGGCGCTGGTCAGTGGCAGCCCGGAGAAAATGAAAAAAGTGGCTGAGCAGTACGGTGTCAGGAAAGAATACTGCTACAGCTACGCCGATTACGACAAGCTCCGCGACAACAAAGACGTACAGGTTATTTACATCGTGCTGCCCAACGGCATGCACGCCGAATACACCATCCGGGGAGCGCAGGCGGGTAAGCACATCCTGTGTGAGAAGCCGATGGCGAATTCGTTAGCGGAGTGTCAGGCCATGATCGACGCGTGCAAACAGGCCAACGTCAAGCTCATGATTGCTTACCGGATTCAGTACGAACCGCACAACCGCAAGGTGCGCGAGATGGTACAGACGAATCAGTTTGGTAAGGTAAAATCGATCATTGCCAACAACGGGCAGAACTCCGACAACCCCAAGCACTGGCGGTTTAACAAGGCGCTGGCCGGGGGCGGTTCGTTGCCCGACGTGGGCCTTTACTGCCTTAATACCATCCGCTTTGTGCTGGCCGAAGAACCCACCGAAGTATCGGCTTTCATTCACAGCACACCGGGCGATCCGCGCTTTACCGAAGTCGAAGAGCAGGTCAACTGGCTGATGAAATTTCCGAGCGGGGTGCAGGCCAGTTGCGCGACCAGCTACGGGCACCACGACGACAAAAGTTACCGGGTGCTGGCCGACACAGGCTGGATCAAAATGGACCCGGCCTTTCCGTATCAGGGCCTGAAACTGATGACCAGTCAGGCGCAGGGCAAACAAAACCTGATTACCGAGCACGACATGGGCCAGAAAAACCACTTCATGTCGGAAATGGACCATTTTTCTACCTGTGTGACAGGCAACAAAACGCCTTTCACGCCCGGCGAGGAGGGTCTACAGGATCAGCGGATTATGGACGCTATTTACCAGTCGGCGCGGGAAGGCAAGCCTGTCAAGCTGGCAAAAATCGACAAAAAAGATGC
- a CDS encoding NIPSNAP family protein has product MVSFYTLLTMSLLAFSSLTAAPAPTPAKPGTKLYEVRIYHPTPGNYANIVDRFRQYTTKLFEKHGMENIGYWTPTDTTDKRLIYILAYPDRTARDASWKAFGSDPDWKAVVAKTEANGKIVAKVDQIFMSEADISPALKLKKASPTRVFEMRTYFPAPGKLADLLSRFRDHTIKLFSKHGMTNVAYWLTEDKDADGQSKLVYILAHPSEAEGKQHFDEFRKDSKWVKAKADSEKNGSLTTKVESVYMVPTDYSPIQ; this is encoded by the coding sequence ATGGTATCGTTTTACACGCTGCTGACGATGAGTCTGCTGGCCTTCTCAAGCCTCACGGCAGCACCTGCCCCTACCCCCGCCAAGCCTGGCACGAAGCTGTACGAAGTGCGTATTTACCACCCAACCCCCGGCAATTACGCCAACATTGTCGACCGGTTTCGACAGTATACAACCAAGCTGTTTGAGAAACACGGCATGGAAAACATCGGCTACTGGACGCCCACCGACACCACCGACAAGCGGCTCATCTACATCCTGGCCTACCCCGACCGGACCGCCCGCGACGCGTCGTGGAAAGCGTTTGGCAGCGACCCCGACTGGAAAGCGGTGGTCGCCAAGACAGAAGCTAACGGGAAGATCGTGGCTAAAGTCGACCAGATTTTCATGAGCGAAGCCGACATTTCGCCCGCCCTCAAGCTCAAAAAAGCGTCGCCCACCCGCGTGTTTGAGATGCGTACCTACTTCCCCGCTCCCGGCAAACTCGCCGACCTGCTGAGCCGCTTCCGCGACCATACCATCAAGCTGTTCAGCAAACACGGCATGACGAATGTCGCTTACTGGCTCACCGAGGACAAAGACGCTGACGGTCAGTCGAAGCTGGTGTATATTCTGGCGCACCCCAGCGAAGCGGAAGGCAAACAGCATTTCGACGAATTTCGTAAAGACTCAAAATGGGTGAAAGCCAAAGCCGACTCCGAAAAGAACGGCTCACTCACGACGAAAGTCGAATCGGTGTACATGGTCCCGACGGACTACTCGCCGATTCAGTAG